agaaaattctaaaatattatatcgaataaataaaataacattattagattattcagaaaaaatgtttttaaaattaataaatgaattagataacgaaaaatataatgtttaaattgatattccatattttattttattgccttaaatataactatttgatGATTCTAATAATGCCACATTATTAAAACcgattttatagaattaaaagatggaatgttttaaaataaaaaatatagaatttttaaaatgtttggaaaAAATCAACAGATTAAGAGACatagatttatataaatttatagagAAATTAATATATGGTGAACTAAGTCAAAATGAAATGGAAATGTATAAAGATTCTATTAGGAAATTAGGTgttgatgaatttttaaaatatataaaaaattccaTCCAACCTAAGTGTACACATTCATCGTTGAAAGTTAAAAGATTCCATATTACATCCCTTATGTTGgagaattatgtattatttattgaagaaagtcaacagtttttaaatgatttgaagttaaaagttttattaaaaattattccaaataaaaatatcattgttaagAACGGAgaaattgtgaatattattttaaatgactaACCAGTATTCTGTGACATtcgttgtattaattataataatattcatgaatAAAGAAAATTGAATAAAGAAATTGAGTTTGTAATTGGAAAATATTGTCGCGGTCCTGTGAGGAGTCGCGAGGATGAGGTGGTGAAGGGTCTACTGACCACGTGAAACACAAGAGAacaaaaatgaagaacaaaaacACCGATTGTTTGTGGTTTGAACCGGCGTGTTTATTTTTGCAGTGTCAATTACgacgagagaaaaaaaaaacatgtagcGGAGAATAACTGTCAAACTCTATAtgagagaaaaacaaaaaaaaaacaacggtcGATGGTTGGTGCACGATGTCGGGCCGCGGGTTGCACCTCTCGTATCGGTCGTCGAAAAACTAGTGACTTTATaatccggttcacccaacggccggccgacggttcacagcgcgggtgtcgcgcgctggcgtcgtccgtcgtcgattggcggtttgtttgagaagcgtagcgcggctttccgcgtaaaaggctatttgaattcaaacagctattacgcgggaccgcgtcataCTCCCCCCCCAAACCGCCAACGGCGGTGCTGTTCCGGCCGTTGCCGGTGTCGTCAAAGGGTGTGTGTGAGGGGTGGTTGTGGTAGACACCTGTCCGTGGGTACGCTTTTCCAGCTGTGTTCAGCGGGCGTGGCCCTGGTGGTGTCTAGGCACGTTGGGGGGACGTGGGGGGACTGAAGTACATGAGGCTGACCTCCATGTCTTCAGTTCCAGCCATGCCTGCGTCCGTCTCACCTAACAGGTCCGCCTCCTCTTCCGGGGATATTTCCATATCCGCGGCTTGAGGGTTAGCGGCTGTTAGGTTTTCCGCGGTTCCGGTTGTTCCGGAAGTGTTTGTCACCTCCGGCACCGTGGCCACGGTGAGGTCTGGTGTCGCAGACTCTGGTTGTGACGGGGCGGGGGTTGCTGTTGACGCCGGTTTTTCCAGGCGGTGTTGTTGGGACGTCTATTTGGCCTTGTAGTCCCGCATCCGCTGCTTGTTCCGGCGCTGGCGGGCGTTGAGCGTGGCCGGTGTTGTTGTCTCGGTGGTGGTGTTTGGTGTTGGCAGCGGGTTGACGAGCGTTCCTGGCGGCGGGATGGTCGACGTCCTTGGCGCTGGTGTCGGTCTCTCCATTAATGGTCGGGGTGGCAGCCTCACGGGTGCCCGAGTTGTCGACGTTGGTGGCGCCGGTCGAGTTGTGGCCGCGGGTCGTGCCGTGGCTACCGGTCGTGTCGCCCGTCTGGGGCTGCGTGACCTGTTGTGCCTCACCATGGTTGTGGGTTCCCCGCTTGTCGCTTTCATGAACACGGCTGTGCGGTCGACCCACCCCCGCGTGTAGGCTGCCCACAGTACCGGGTCCCGCTGCAGCTGCGCCGTGGTCATCTGGCGGACCCGTGCCGCCGTGGTGGTGTTCGTGCCCTCCTCCAAGCTGGCTGACCTCGGCAGCTGCTGGCTGCGTTCCAGCAGTTCCGCCGCTTGTTGGAGGGTGCTGGGTGTCGTCGATGGTGTACGCTCCATTGGTGCTATTCCGACTGAAATTATGTACACCAAATGCTATTGTGGATTTATGGTTGGGATGGGGGTTGGGTGGGGGGGTGTTTTGGGCGCTGCGGTGGTCGCGCGTTTTAGGCAGGACACGTGAATTTTGCGTGCTGGCTCTTGGTCTGTGGTGAACACACCTTTGCCTACGCGTTTGTGTAGCTTTACCGGTCCCCACCATTTCGGTGCGAAGCCGGCGTGAAATTTTTTGTGCGCGTTTGACAGGTGGTGTGCCTTGTAGTACACCGTGTCACCTGTTTTGTACTTTGTGTCCGTCGGCCCACCTGTTACCGGTGGTGCGGTCAGTACATCGTTTTCGCGACTCACCCTAGCCATGTTTATTTGTTCGATCGGGTTGTCCGCTGTCCGCGACAGTATCCAGTCCCCCGGCCTTTTGCCCTCTCTCCCGAGGACGAGTACCGATGGTGGATATCCTGTCCGGTCGTTACGCCTGTTCCTGATCGAAAAAAGAATGGGGGCTAGCTTGGTGTCCCAGGTGTTGTGGTTGCCGTCGATGAGTAGCGCGCGTAgacctttttttaattcctggttacggcgttcgactgggttggccctcgggTGATATACCGGAGTTGTCCAGCCCTCGGCCCCCCACTGTTCGATCGCTTTACGCATATCGTTTGCTACGAACTGTGGGCCGTTATCGCTTAAGCACACACAGGGGTATCCGAAACGTGAAAAGAATTCTCGTTCAAGCGTTtcggttattgtttttgtagtggCTGTTCCGAGGGGGTATGCCTCGGTCCATCTACTAAACAGATCCGTGGCGACCAGTATGTATTGTTTTCCCCTCCTCGTACGCGATGAGGGGCCCATGAGGTCTATGCTAACCACCTCCCAGGGGTGTCGGGGTATTCTGGTGGTCGCGGGGTCATCTGCGCGCGTGTTCAGTGGTTTGGTACACGCGCATATGTGACACGACTTGACGTACAGTCGGATGTCGTTTTTTTGTCCTTTCCAAAAAAACCGTTGTTTTACCGCTCTGTACGTTTCTTTCCAGCCCGGGTGGTTTGCGAGTACGTGATCGTGGTATGTCCAGATCACGTTCTGCGTCTTGTCCTTTGGGATGACTACGGGTGTGTGTTCGCCCAAATTTATCCGCAGAAGACCgtcggtaaaaatgtatttattttttttatccgtggTACTTCCGGTATTGTGCGCTGGGTCGTCCGTTGTCATGTTGCGCGCCGTGTCTCGTGTGTTGGGGTCATTGGCCTGCCATGTCACGAGCATAGCGTGTGTGATTGTGGGACCACTAGTGGTGTTAGCCGGGTCCGTCGTGGCGAACAGATTGTCGGCCGGTGAGCTAGTAGCAGTGGTGAGTGGTGAGGTGGGTACTCCTACTAGTCGTTCCTCGAGGTGTTCCTCGTCTACCGGTGGCCCGGTGGTTGGGTTGCGGGATAGCATGTCCGGCGCCTCGTTCTGTACGCCGGGCACATGTGTGGTTTTGTAGTCCAGGTTAGCCAGCTGTAGTGCCCACCTGGTTAACTTGGAATTTGTGTTTTTGGCTCGGTGGAGCCATGTGAGTGCCGAGTTGTCGGTGAATAGGTCAAAGCGGCGGGCCTCTAGGTATGGTCTAAACTTGTCGGTTGCCCAGATTATCGCGAGGCACTCGCGTTCTACcgcggcgtaccttgtttgcgtatcactaaactttttgcttgcgtaGGCGATTATCCGCCTTTCGTCCGGGCTGTCACCCCGTTGGAAAAGGACGGCACCTGCTCCTATTTCGCTAGCATCGGTTTGTAGGCAAAACGGTTTTCCATAATCTGGTGTCGACAGTTTTGGCGAATCGTACAGGGCGcgttttattttggtaaatgcGGCCTGTTCGGTTTCGGTCCACGACCATTTGGTCCCCTGTTTGAGTCTATTCGTTAGGGGTGCTATGGTGTCCGCGTAGTTGTCGACAAACTGGCTGTACCAGTTGCAAACGCCCAGGAACTTCCGTAGGTCCCTCAGTTTGGTTGGTGGGGGGTAGTTTATGATGCCCTCTAGTTTCTCCGGTTGTTTGTCTATTCCTTCGGAGGTGACTAGGTGTCCGAGAAATGAAATTTCGGTGGCTCCGAATTTGCACTTTTCGGGGTTGCATGTGAGCCCGTGTCTCTGTAGACGTTCTAGAACTTTGTCCAAGTGGCACTGGTGTTCGTCCACAGTGTTCGAAAACACCACTATATCGTCTAGATATACGCGGACGAACTGATCCAGGTATCCCCTCAGGACTTCGTCCATTAATCGCACGAAGGTCATGGGGCTGTTTTTGAGGCCGAAGGGGAGGACTCGGAATTGGTATAGGTTCCGACGCGTCCGGAATGCCGTGTATTTTCGCGCGTTTTGGTTAAGTGGGACCTGCCAGTAACCCGACTTAAGGTCCAGGACGCTGAATACTTTTGCGCCTCTCATCTGACGTATCAGCGTATTGAGGTCGGGCATTGGGTAAGCGTCAGACTCAGTGATATCATTGAGCCGCCTATAATCAATGCATAGTCGGGGTGAGCCGTCTTTCTTTTTTGCTAGAACGATGGGTGCGGCCCACGGGGATGTGCTCTGTTCTACCAGTCCCTGCTCTTCCATGTCCCGTATCATGGTGTCGATTGTGGCCTGTTTTACCGGTGGGTAGGGATATGGTTTGAGTGCTATGGGTGTTTGGTTTTTGAGGAGGATGTCGTGTTCAATTAACCTGGTGCGTCCTACCCTACCGTTGAATACGTCCGGATAGTTGCGTACTACTTCGGCGAGTTTCGCGCGTGTGTGGTGGTCaccgtttattgttaatttgtcgaCATCTAGTGCTGGGGTTGGGGTGGGTGTCCGCCCTTTCCAGCACGCTGTTGTTCTCCTATCCGAACCTAAATGGATAGTGCTCGTTGTGTAGTCCCAGGTGACTTCGTTTTGTACGAGAAAGTCGTGACCTAGGAGCATGTCGCAGTACAAATTTTCCAGAATGGCTGCGTTGAAGGTGACCGTGAGGTCTCCGATTCTGGCTACGAATGTGGAGGTACCACTTGTCGTGGTGGTATGTCCGTCCGCCATTCGTACCTGAGTTGGTTGTCCGTGTGGGGGTGTGCCATATTTATGTGCTATGTTCGGGCTTACATACGATTTTTGTGCTTGTGAGTCGAGTAGAGCTGTTACGGGGCCTGACCtaaattcgagttcgaccgcgggggtcggaattttgtcGGGGCATACACGTTTAGCGTTATTCGACGGTGGTTGTGATGTATAGCTGGGTAACTGGTTCTTAACCGCGTTATCGGTACTATGGGGAGCGGTTTGCACCGCCATTACCAGAGCATCCGTTTCGGTTACCTCTGTGCTATGGGTGTGTACCGTATGAGTACGTGTTAATTCCGTAGTAGGGGTCGTTGTGTGTGGTGATGATGACCTGCTACTTAAcggaattttaatgtttttgatggGTGATATATCTGATGACGCCGAGTTTATCGATGCGCGTTTGATAGTTATATCCCCGTCTGTATTGCCGAGCGTTGTGTGTGGTGGcgtggttgtgtgtgtgtgtgtgtgtttgaggcgGCGGCGTGGACAATTGTCCGTCGACTCATTTCCCGTTTCCCGAACGCGGCGTGTTCCCGGGGCAGTCACTGTTCCAGTGAGGACCTCCACAGTACCTGCACGGGTTGGGCGGTTGCGTTTTACCTGCAGTACCGTCCCGTGTACGCGGTTGCAGCTTCGGTTGGGGCGGGTGGGTTTGGGAATGTGATTTGTACGCCGGTTTCTGCTGCTGTTGTGTGGGCGTTTCGTCTGGTGTGTATTCCAGGATTCCAGCGACCCGGCGGAGGTCTCCGAAAGTCACTGGTCTCTGCAATCGGATATGCGTGCGGTATTCGTTGCGCGTTAGACCGGCTATCGTACCGACTAGCTGTGTTTCAGATAGCCCGGTATTGACGCGGCGCGCGAGTTGGTTTTTTTGTGTCACGAACTCCGTAAGCGATTGCGTTTGTGTTTGTCGGACGGATACTATCTCGGCCCGCAGTCGTGATTGTATTTCCACGTTgtcgaatttttctaaaaattcggcGCGGAACTCATCCCAGGTGAGGTCCAGTAGTCTGATGGTGTTCCACCATGTACTGGCTGCACCCTTCAGCTGCTGCGTGACAATATTAGTCCAGGCCGACCTATCTATACGCGTTTGGTACAATATCGATTCCGCCTTGTGTATGAATCGTACCGGGTCCTCAGGCGTTGTTCCGAGGAACTCCGGCAGCGAATGTTTCGCTGCACATACGTCGTCGTATGGTATCAGCGTCGATTGTTGTGACGCATAGGTGTGTGTGGAGGAGGGGGCATGGTATAAATTTGGCGTGTCATCGAAACGTACCGAACGTTCGGCGTGCTGGTTACCCGCGGACGGCGGTTCGCGTGCCGCGGAGTACCTCGTACCGTATTCCGTGTTGTTCGATGACACATTGTGGTGGGGGCGGGTCGGTGCTGTCCCTTCCGGTTGGTGTTCCGGTGCTTGGCGTGCCATACCCATTTCTAGGCGTCGCATTGTTTCTGCAATGCGGCGTTGGTCGTCGCCAAAGCGGGCCATGCAGTCCTCGAGCATGGTCAGTCGCGATTCCAGACTGTGCCCATGCGCCGAGTTTTCCGCCGCTTGCCGTACCTCCTTAATTATGGAACGACTCGCTTGAATCATATCCATAGCCTGTtggtgtgtgggtgtgggtgGTTTATTGGTGGTGATGTTTGGTGGCTGGGCGGGTGATGATTCGACCGGTTGGTTTTCCCTTTGTCCGGCGTCAAGTATTTGACCTGTTGTCAGGTTGTTTCCGGTATGTCCGGCGGGTTCCATAGGCGGAAACCGGACTTCATTGGCCTGTAGGTTCAGGTCCGTGAAGTGTTGTATCAACCGGATTTCAAGATCATCCTTCGCGCCCGTATCCGACAACTCGCGCTGCCTGCATTCGTAGCGCAACTCCGCGGCGGTcaactcattaatatattacaatccGGTTCCCTCAAtggccggccgacggttcacggcgcgggtgtcgcgcgccggcgtcgtccatcgtcgattggcggtttgtttgagaagcgttgcgcggctttccgcgtaaacggctatttgaattcaaacagctattacgcgggaccgcgtcagCCCTTCAAATGAGACGGAAATTTGGGCAGGTGGACCAATTGCGAAAAGAACAAAAATCAGTTACTGATGTAGCCGTTATTCAGTCAGAAcaacgaacaatattttatttattaacaaaagagCATCACTGGCAAAAGTCGACGTATCAAGCAATCTATAGTTGTTTACAGAAACTTAAAGAATTGTgtatgcaattaaaaataaccagTCTAGCTTGTCCAAGGATTGGAAGTGAAGCAGATGGACTACAATGGGAAATCATCCAAAACATGTTTCGAAACACCTTTAGAAATTCGAACATCAAAGTCTGTATCTACACCAGAGATGAATTAACAGAAGATCagaaaatacagaaaataaaagaattgcATGAAAACCCGCTAGGAGGACATCATGGATTAACTAGAACGTTCAATAAGATGTATGAAGAACATAACTGGAAGGGCATGAGAAAACAAATcaaacaattcataaaaaaatgtccagaTTGTCAAAAGAATAAAACAGCGACAAGAACACCAAAAGAGCCTATGGTGATTACCAGCACAGCTA
This genomic window from Metopolophium dirhodum isolate CAU chromosome 1, ASM1992520v1, whole genome shotgun sequence contains:
- the LOC132933294 gene encoding activity-regulated cytoskeleton-associated protein-like, with the translated sequence MEPAGHTGNNLTTGQILDAGQRENQPVESSPAQPPNITTNKPPTPTHQQAMDMIQASRSIIKEVRQAAENSAHGHSLESRLTMLEDCMARFGDDQRRIAETMRRLEMGMARQAPEHQPEGTAPTRPHHNVSSNNTEYGTRYSAAREPPSAGNQHAERSVRFDDTPNLYHAPSSTHTYASQQSTLIPYDDVCAAKHSLPEFLGTTPEDPVRFIHKAESILYQTRIDRSAWTNIVTQQLKGAASTWWNTIRLLDLTWDEFRAEFLEKFDNVEIQSRLRAEIVSVRQTQTQSLTEFVTQKNQLARRVNTGLSETQLVGTIAGLTRNEYRTHIRLQRPVTFGDLRRVAGILEYTPDETPTQQQQKPAYKSHSQTHPPQPKLQPRTRDGTAGKTQPPNPCRYCGGPHWNSDCPGNTPRSGNGK